One Drosophila kikkawai strain 14028-0561.14 chromosome 3L, DkikHiC1v2, whole genome shotgun sequence genomic window carries:
- the LOC108079823 gene encoding hippocampus abundant transcript 1 protein isoform X3 codes for MPKIHVKKPLAGLVIRNRAHKKSSIFTSSGIGEPSVHHALVVIFLEFFAWGLLTMPIISTLNQTFPDHTFLMNGLVMGIKGILSFLSAPLIGALSDIWGRKFFLLVTVFFTCLPIPLMSINTWWFFAMISISGAFAVTFSVVFAYVADVTTPEERSKAYGLASATFAASLVISPALGNALMEMYGDTLVVALSTAIALLDVFFILVAVPESLSEKMRPASWGAPISWEQADPFLALRKVGTDKTVLMLCLTVLLSYLPEAGEYSCMFVYLKLKMGFNYVEVSVFIAIVGILSITVQVTLGSFMQVFGAKRTIIVGLALEIVQLLWYGFGSQKWMMWSAGVVAALGSLTYPAISAFVSLYAAPESQGAVQGMITGMRGLCNGLGPAVFGVIFYLFNVDLNDDHDAHAKTSGSRTTNVEKISQHVPGPPFVFGALCVFCAIIVAAFIPEGQTSQLEKKRGSLDVQYEIETGHKAPSSLAPLIRSDSLAQL; via the exons AGTTCCGGAATCGGAGAGCCGAGTGTTCATCATGCGCTGGTTGTGATATTTCTAGAGTTCTTCGCCTGGGGTCTGCTTACGATGCCCATTATATCG ACCCTCAACCAGACCTTTCCGGATCACACATTCCTGATGAACGGCCTGGTCATGGGCATTAAGGGCATCCTCTCGTTCCTGTCGGCGCCGCTGATTGGCGCTTTGTCGGACATCTGGGGCCGAAAATTTTTCCTATTAGTCACAGTATTCTTCACCTGCCTGCCCATACCACTGATGTCCATCAATACGTGGTGGTTCTTTGCCATGATCTCAATAAGCGGCGCCTTTGCCGTCACCTTCTCGGTGGTATTTGCCTATGTGGCGGATGTCACCACGCCGGAGGAGCGATCCAAGGCATATGGCCTGGCCTCGGCCACCTTTGCCGCCAGTCTGGTCATCTCACCAGCATTGGGCAATGCTTTAATGGAGATGTACGGCGACACGCTGGTCGTGGCCCTCTCCACGGCCATTGCGCTGCTCGATGTGTTCTTCATTCTTGTTGCAGTGCCGGAGAGTCTATCGGAGAAGATGCGTCCAGCCAGCTGGGGTGCGCCCATCAGCTGGGAGCAGGCGGATCCTTTTCTG GCTTTGCGCAAAGTGGGCACAGACAAGACAGTGCTAATGCTCTGCCTCACGGTTTTGCTGTCGTATCTTCCTGAAGCCGGCGAGTACTCCTGCATGTTTGTCTATCTGAAGCTCAAAATGGGCTTCAACTATGTGGAGGTATCTGTTTTTATAGCCATTGTGGGCATTCTTAGCATAACGGTGCAAGTGACCCTCGGCTCCTTCATGCA AGTGTTTGGAGCCAAGCGCACGATCATTGTGGGCCTAGCCCTGGAAATCGTGCAGCTGCTGTGGTATGGCTTTGGCAGTCAAAAGTG GATGATGTGGTCGGCTGGCGTTGTGGCTGCCCTGGGCTCCCTCACGTATCCGGCCATCAGCGCTTTTGTGTCGCTCTATGCAGCTCCCGAGAGTCAAG GCGCTGTCCAGGGCATGATCACGGGCATGCGGGGCCTGTGCAATGGCCTAGGACCGGCTGTGTTTGGGGTGATCTTTTACCTGTTCAATGTGGACCTGAACGATGATCACGATGCCCATGCCAAGACCAGTGGCAGCCGGACTACAAATGTGGAGAAGATATCACAGCATGTGCCGGGTCCGCCGTTTGTCTTTGGCGCCTTGTGCGTCTTCTGTGCCATAATTGTGGCGGCGTTCATTCCGGAGGGCCAGACCAGCCAGTTGGAGAAGAAAc GTGGCTCTCTCGACGTGCAGTACGAGATTGAGACGGGCCACAAGGCGCCCAGCTCTTTGGCGCCGCTCATTCGCTCCGATTCGCTGGCGCAACTGTAG